A genomic window from Lotus japonicus ecotype B-129 chromosome 1, LjGifu_v1.2 includes:
- the LOC130728140 gene encoding AT-hook motif nuclear-localized protein 7-like — protein sequence MEGREGMSSGVTVIGAEAPSAYHMAPRVEAPIQNQGPVPVPEASAAIVVSPVSVGLDGGVVKKKRGRPRKYGPDAPGGGTMALSPLPISSSAPFSNDFSSGKRGKPQGMEYKQSKKAGVDHLGDSVGTNFMPHIITVNAGEDITMKVISFSQQGPRAICILSANGVISNVTLRQPDSSGGTLTYEGRFEILSLSGSFMPTESQGTRSRSGGMSVSLSSPDGRVVGGGVAGLLVAASPVQVVVASFLPSNQQDQKPKKPKSDYASPPATFTPATAVSSAPSAANGEKEDVMSSHLLQNSGAFNPNLAPPPPSAFRRENWVNMHSMPDSMKSATDINISLPDN from the exons ATGGAAGGGAGAGAAGGTATGAGCTCTGGTGTTACAGTGATAGGAGCAGAAGCTCCATCAGCATATCACATGGCACCAAGGGTTGAAGCTCCAATTCAAAACCAGGGTCCTGTTCCTGTTCCTGAAGCTTCAGCAGCTATTGTGGTCTCACCAGTGAGTGTGGGATTGGATGGAGGAGTAGTGAAGAAGAAAAGGGGCAGGCCAAGGAAATATGGGCCAGATGCTCCAGGTGGTGGTACTATGGCATTGTCGCCGTTGCCGATCTCATCTTCGGCTCCATTTTCTAATGACTTTTCGTCCGGGAAGCGGGGGAAACCGCAGGGGATGGAATACAAGCAATCCAAGAAAGCTGGGGTGGATCATCTAG GTGACTCTGTTGGTACAAATTTCATGCCCCATATCATTACCGTCAATGCTGGTGAG GACATTACGATGAAGGTTATATCTTTTTCCCAACAAGGGCCTCGAGCTATATGCATCTTGTCTGCTAATGGTGTAATTTCAAATGTTACACTTCGCCAGCCTGATTCTTCTGGAGGAACGTTGACCTATGAG GGCCGTTTTGAGATACTTTCATTGTCTGGATCATTCATGCCTACTGAAAGCCAAGGAACAAGAAGCAGATCTGGTGGGATGAGTGTTTCTTTGTCGAGCCCAGATGGCCGTGTTGTCGGTGGAGGAGTTGCTGGTCTTCTTGTCGCTGCCAGCCCTGTGCAG GTGGTGGTGGCAAGTTTTCTGCCAAGCAACCAGCAAGATCAGAAACCAAAGAAGCCAAAGTCTGATTATGCATCACCCCCAGCTACTTTTACACCAGCCACCGCAGTGTCTTCTGCACCATCCGCAGCTAATGGTGAAAAGGAAGATGTCATGAGCTCCCATCTACTGCAAAATTCTGGAGCCTTCAACCCAAACctcgctcctcctcctccgTCGGCCTTTCGAAGAGAAAACTGGGTTAACATGCACTCTATGCCGGATTCGATGAAGTCCGCAACTGATATTAACATATCTTTACCTGATAATTAA
- the LOC130728139 gene encoding protein cornichon homolog 4-like, whose protein sequence is MAEVLYWISTFVLILTLLCMLGYQLILLVDLEFDYINPYDSTSRINQVVLPEFIILGIFCFTNLIAGHWFTFFLSLPCMYYNARLYFKREHLADVTEIYNKLKWEKNKRLFKVANLVIIFVFSILSLVWTLTEDVH, encoded by the exons ATGGCTGAAGTCTTATATTGGATCTCTACGTTTGTTCTCATCTTAACTCTTCTTTGTATGCTCGGTTACCAG CTTATTTTGTTGGTGGACCTGGAGTTTGATTATATCAACCCTTATGATTCAACATCTCGGATAAACCAGGTTGTCTTACCAGAGTTCATAATCCTGGGAATCTTCTGCTTTACCAATCTTATAGCAGGACATTGGTTTACATTCTTCCTATCTCTCCCTTGCATGTATTACAATGCGAGATT GTACTTCAAAAGAGAACACTTGGCAGATGTTACAGAGATCTACAATAAGCTGAAATGGGAGAAAAACAAGCGCTTGTTCAAAGTGGCAAACCTTGTCATAATATTTGTCTTTTCTATATTGAG CTTGGTATGGACCCTTACGGAGGATGTGCATTAA